One window from the genome of Epinephelus moara isolate mb chromosome 5, YSFRI_EMoa_1.0, whole genome shotgun sequence encodes:
- the prmt9 gene encoding protein arginine N-methyltransferase 9 — MPNASAKPKHGRRTRRRRREDPARNELVSSSLESAQQCLFNQDYGTAFVHYLLVLNLAPMFKDFARESFRFTLFKWTEELDSVGRIQDLFDCYEQALELFPADEVILNSMGEHLFRMGFRDEAAGHFHKALKLRPDYPEARENFYRVANWLVERWHFLMLNDHERNRKYQQAIQKAVQSGCNTVLDIGTGTGILGMCAKKAGAAEVYACELSKTMYELACEVLTANGMDGSIKIVHMKSLEMEVPKDIPHRVSLVVTETVDAGLFGEGIIESLIHAWHHLLLPPQRGENEFQEQSATGRVIPAGATVFGMAVESLEIRRHHRLCVSEVGSLSLAAAGELRSPVSCSPEPDDSMEPYTTERLSRLPGGYKSLTEPFMALNIDFNNVQELEGLSSREVQQIRLPVTQEGELDALAVWFQLHLDEESSLSTGPQEDTCWEQAIYPVHSTKGFVLKPQDELLVEVSCRDSFLRLCSVAVLRDGHEIRLDKRPDLQDSGTPVSNLNPEAELCSALACLQTDQNQTKDFCMLECSEMALLNNQDYHQSFCSALAKLMSQLKVKCQNKERGSGVQSDLTDSADCSDLLYVLDVSEGFSLLSLIAASQGHVKAYSSVEKNKQQEVLKRLARSNNVPEQRLEFWLNHMEDEQGMLKRPSREKLWSAIMLDCVETCGLIRQKLMEKASLARCLLEDGGRIFPAKIVVHGMLVESETLLLESAVQGQEPTLGFNIAPFINQFTVPVHVFLDFSTLVCRHLSESLELFVLDLMDSTANYTNREVKVQATSTGRITAVPFWYHIYLDEEISVSTLNRNSHWKQAAVVLQQPLEVQAGDWVRLAVKLHKSTISMSAHIDNTPGPMEQ, encoded by the exons ATGCCTAATGCCAGTGCAAAGCCAAAGCATGGCAGGAGGACCCGCAGGCGACGAAGAGAGGACCCTGCCAGGAACGAGCTGGTCTCTAGCTCCCTAGAAAGTGCCCAGCAGTGCCTCTTCAACCAAGATTATGGGACTGCATTTGTGCACTACCTTCTGGTCCTGAATCTTGCACCTATGTTTAAGGACTTTGCGAGG GAGTCCTTCAGGTTCACTCTCTTCAAATGGACAGAGGAGCTGGACTCTGTGGGTCGCATTCAGGACCTCTTTGACTGTTACGAACAAGCGCTGGAGCTGTTTCCTGCTGATGAGGTCATCCTGAACAGCATGGGTGAACACCTGTTCAG GATGGGCTTCAGAGATGAAGCAGCGGGTCATTTCCATAAAGCCTTGAAGCTGAGACCAGACTATCCAGAGGCTAGAGAGAACTTCTACCGTGTGGCCAACTGGCTGGTGGAGCGCTGGCATTTCTTAATGCTTAATGACCACGAGAGGAACCGGAAGTACCAGCAAGCTATTCAGAAGGCTGTGCAGAGCGGCTGCAACACTGTACTTGACATAGGTACTGGCACTGGGATCCTTGG TATGTGTGCAAAGAAGGCAGGAGCTGCTGAGGTGTACGCCTGTGAGCTGTCGAAGACGATGTATGAATTGGCCTGTGAGGTACTGACTGCTAATGGGATGGATGGTAGCATAAAGATCGTCCATATGAAGTCTCTGGAGATGGAGGTGCCAAAGGACATCCCACACAG GGTATCCTTGGTGGTGACAGAGACGGTAGATGCAGGATTATTTGGAGAGGGCATAATAGAGAGTCTCATTCATGCCTGGCACCACCTCCTGCTCCCTCCACAG AGAGGTGAGAATGAGTTCCAGGAGCAGTCTGCAACAGGACGGGTCATCCCCGCCGGAGCCACTGTGTTTGGTATGGCTGTTGAGTCCCTGGAGATCCGCAGGCATCACAG GCTTTGTGTATCAGAGGTGGGCAGTCTGTCCTTAGCTGCAGCCGGGGAGCTCCGTAGCCCAGTGAGCTGCAGCCCCGAGCCGGACGACTCCATGGAGCCATACACCACAGAGAGACTGAGCAGACTGCCAGGGGGATATAAATCTCTCACAGAGCCATTCATGGCCCTCAACATAGATTTCAACAACGTGCAG GAGCTGGAGGGGCTGAGCTCCAGGGAGGTTCAGCAGATCCGCCTGCCTGTCACTCAGGAGGGGGAGCTGGACGCTCTGGCTGTGTGGTTCCAGCTCCACCTGGATGAGGAGAGCAGTCTGTCTACTGGACCCCAGGAGGACACATGCTGGGAGCAGGCCATCTACCCTGTCCACAGCACCAAGG GTTTTGTCCTGAAACCTCAAGACGAGCTGCTTGTCGAAGTCTCCTGCAGAGATTCCTTCCTGAGGCTCTGCAGTGTCGCTGTGCTGAGAGACGGGCATGAAATCCGTCTAGACAAGCGTCCAGATTTGCAGGACTCTGGAACCCCCGTTTCAAATCTAAACCCAGAGGCAGAACTGTGCAGCGCGCTAGCATGTCTTCAGACTGACCAGAATCAAACTAAAGACTTCTGCATGCTGGAGTGTTCGGAAATGGCGCTCCTGAACAATCAGGATTACCATCAGAGTTTCTGCAGCGCTCTGGCCAAACTCATGTCTCAACTGAAGGTGAAATGCCAAAACAAAGAGCGAGGATCAGGTGTTCAGTCTGACCTCACTGACTCTGCAGACTGTAGTGACCTGCTCTATGTCCTGGATGTGTCAGAGGGCTTCTCCCTGCTTTCCCTCATCGCGGCCAGCCAAGGTCATGTAAAAGCATACAGCTCAGTGGAAAAGAACAAGCAACAGGAAGTCCTGAAGAGACTGGCTCGCTCCAATAATGTCCCAGAGCAGCGTCTAGAGTTCTGGCTCAACCACATGGAGGATGAGCAGGGGATGCTGAAGAGGCCGTCCAGGGAGAAGCTGTGGAGCGCCATCATGCTGGACTGTGTGGAGACTTGTGGTCTCATTAGACAGAAGCTGATGGAGAAAGCTTCACTGGCCAG GTGTCTGCTGGAGGACGGAGGACGTATTTTCCCAGCAAAGATTGTGGTGCACGGCATGCTGGTGGAGTCGGAAACATTGCTGCTGGAAAGTGCTGTCCAGGGTCAGGAGCCAACACTGGGATTCAACATTGCTCCTTTCATCAACCAGTTCACT GTGCCGGTCCATGTGTTTTTGGACTTTTCCACACTGGTGTGCCGACATCTCAGTGAGTCTTTGGAGCTCTTTGTTCTTGACCTAATGGACTCCACCGCAAACTACACTAACAGAGAAGTAAAG GTTCAGGCTACGTCAACAGGCAGAATAACTGCAGTTCCCTTCTGGTACCACATCTACCTGGATGAGGAGATCAGTGTCAGCACCCTCAACAGGAACTCTCACTGGAAGCAGGCTGCTGTTGTGCTGCAGCAGCCCCTGGAGGTACAAGCCGGAGACTGGGTCCGCCTCGCTGTGAAGCTTCACAAGAGCACCATCTCCATGTCGGCTCATATAGATAACACACCTGGGCCGATGGAGCAATGA